A genomic segment from Bradyrhizobium sp. CB1015 encodes:
- a CDS encoding RimK family alpha-L-glutamate ligase has translation MTSGERIFVQAIRRYCAARGIAVDVRSGGWLIAMRRGPRRHFAFGYDIGLNSAIAHRLANDKSATAEALTLAEVPCVPHRLFLNPKLGVHVAGADWREGMLALLAQNPQGVVVKPNEGTSGRSVFKVTTEAELDHAAGEVFSMSTGLVISPYVAIEEEVRVVLLDDAPRIVYSKQRGSDWRHNLDAGAKPVLLEDGEVRGTCVKLAIDAARAIGIVFASIDVVRVNREWKVLEINSGVMMEALGTLHPALVQATYDAALDRVFGKSGKE, from the coding sequence ATGACAAGCGGCGAGCGGATCTTCGTTCAGGCGATCAGGCGCTATTGCGCGGCGCGGGGCATCGCGGTCGATGTCCGCTCCGGCGGCTGGCTCATCGCGATGCGCCGGGGACCGCGGCGCCACTTTGCCTTCGGCTACGACATCGGCCTCAACAGCGCCATCGCCCACCGCCTCGCCAACGACAAATCTGCCACCGCCGAGGCGCTGACGCTGGCGGAAGTGCCCTGCGTTCCGCATCGGCTCTTCCTCAACCCGAAGCTGGGCGTGCATGTCGCCGGCGCCGATTGGCGCGAGGGGATGCTGGCGCTGCTTGCACAAAATCCGCAAGGCGTGGTGGTGAAGCCGAACGAGGGGACATCGGGGCGATCAGTGTTCAAGGTCACGACCGAGGCGGAGCTCGACCACGCGGCCGGCGAGGTCTTTTCGATGAGCACGGGGCTCGTGATCTCGCCCTATGTCGCGATCGAGGAGGAGGTCCGCGTGGTGCTGCTCGATGATGCCCCCCGCATCGTCTACAGCAAGCAGCGCGGCTCGGATTGGCGGCACAATCTCGATGCCGGCGCAAAGCCGGTGCTGCTGGAGGACGGCGAGGTCCGCGGGACTTGCGTGAAGCTCGCGATCGATGCCGCGCGCGCCATCGGCATCGTCTTTGCTTCAATCGACGTGGTTCGCGTGAATCGCGAATGGAAGGTGCTCGAGATCAATTCCGGCGTGATGATGGAGGCGCTGGGCACGCTGCATCCGGCTCTGGTGCAGGCGACGTATGACGCGGCGCTGGATCGGGTGTTTGGGAAGAGCGGCAAAGAATAG
- a CDS encoding amino acid ABC transporter substrate-binding protein: MGRTLARPLTSGVLLFAASLLAISVFATSALAQTASEGLSPTLSAIKSAHTVRLGYRESSPPFSFLDQSGRPIGYSLELCEAIVEEIGVEVDDPNLRIDYVKVTSDDRIDAVLQNKIDLECGSTTANAERGKRVAFSPLMFVAGTKLMVPKASAVGAVTDLTARTVVVTKGTTNEQAMHAADKKFSLGLNIVTAPDHEQSYQMLADGKADAFATDDILLFGLIARHKAQDKFRVTGDYLSYDPYGIMFRKGEPQLAAVVERAFRKLGSNRDLVPLYNKWFTARLPTGERLNVPISLQLEEAFKAMDDSPSANN; encoded by the coding sequence ATGGGCCGGACATTGGCGAGGCCGCTGACTTCAGGCGTCCTCTTATTCGCCGCATCGTTGCTCGCGATCTCCGTGTTCGCGACGTCGGCGCTCGCCCAGACCGCCAGCGAAGGGCTCAGCCCGACGCTGTCGGCCATCAAGTCGGCGCACACCGTGCGGCTCGGCTATCGCGAGAGCTCGCCGCCGTTCTCGTTCCTCGACCAGTCGGGGCGGCCGATCGGCTACAGCCTCGAGCTGTGCGAAGCCATCGTCGAGGAGATCGGCGTCGAGGTCGATGACCCCAATCTCAGGATCGACTACGTCAAGGTCACCTCGGACGACCGCATCGACGCCGTGCTCCAGAACAAGATTGATCTCGAATGCGGCTCGACCACGGCCAATGCCGAGCGCGGCAAGCGCGTCGCCTTCTCGCCGCTGATGTTCGTCGCCGGCACCAAGCTGATGGTGCCGAAGGCCTCGGCCGTCGGTGCGGTCACCGATCTCACGGCCAGGACCGTGGTGGTGACCAAGGGCACCACCAACGAGCAGGCGATGCATGCGGCCGACAAGAAGTTCTCGCTCGGCCTCAACATCGTCACCGCGCCGGACCACGAGCAATCGTACCAGATGCTCGCCGACGGCAAGGCCGATGCGTTCGCGACCGACGACATCCTGCTGTTCGGCCTGATCGCGCGCCACAAGGCGCAGGACAAGTTCCGCGTCACCGGCGACTATCTGTCCTACGATCCCTACGGCATCATGTTCAGGAAAGGCGAGCCGCAACTCGCGGCCGTGGTCGAGCGCGCCTTCCGCAAGCTCGGCTCCAACCGCGACCTCGTCCCGCTCTACAACAAATGGTTCACCGCAAGGCTGCCCACAGGCGAGCGCCTGAACGTGCCGATCTCGCTGCAGCTGGAGGAAGCGTTCAAGGCGATGGACGATTCCCCCAGCGCGAATAATTAG
- a CDS encoding dicarboxylate/amino acid:cation symporter, whose amino-acid sequence MSNRFTQYILAAMVLGIVMGSAIYNFLPDTRADWASSINLIAMMFLRLIKMIIAPLVFATLVGGIAHMGSGSKLGRIFAKTMGWFVSASFVSLLLGLIMVNLLQPGANFPGTLPAAGQSTGLPVSAFSIEKFLTHLIPTSIADAMAQNEILQIVIFAVFFSVAMGAMPERSKSILALIDDVGHIMLKVTSYVMLFAPLAVWAAITATVAKNGLAVLWKLVVFMGGFYLSLAILWTILVIVGFIVIGPRYSHLLKLVREPLMIAFSTASSEAAYPKTLEALNRFGASSRISSFVLPLGYSFNLDGTMMYCTFAAVFIAQSYHIDMPLGTQLAMLATLMITSKGVAGVPRASLVVIASTLAQFNIPEAGLLMIMGIDTFLDMGRSATNVIGNTLATSVVAKWEGELGPEHELGPGDVVPDDMVPGEVPAMAGHG is encoded by the coding sequence ATGTCCAACAGGTTCACGCAATACATTCTGGCCGCGATGGTGCTGGGCATCGTCATGGGCTCGGCGATCTACAACTTCCTGCCGGACACGCGTGCCGATTGGGCCTCCTCCATCAACCTGATCGCCATGATGTTCCTGCGCCTGATCAAGATGATCATCGCGCCCCTGGTGTTCGCGACCCTGGTCGGCGGTATCGCCCATATGGGCTCGGGCTCCAAGCTCGGCCGCATCTTCGCCAAGACCATGGGCTGGTTCGTCAGCGCGTCCTTCGTCTCGCTGCTGCTCGGCCTGATCATGGTCAATCTGCTGCAGCCCGGCGCCAACTTCCCCGGCACGCTGCCGGCGGCCGGCCAATCGACCGGCCTGCCGGTCTCGGCTTTCTCCATCGAGAAATTCCTCACCCATCTGATTCCGACCTCGATCGCCGATGCGATGGCGCAGAACGAGATCCTGCAGATCGTGATCTTCGCCGTGTTCTTCTCGGTGGCGATGGGCGCGATGCCGGAACGCTCCAAGTCGATCCTGGCGCTGATCGACGACGTCGGCCACATCATGCTGAAGGTGACGAGCTACGTCATGCTGTTCGCCCCGCTCGCAGTGTGGGCAGCGATCACCGCGACGGTGGCCAAGAACGGTCTGGCCGTGCTGTGGAAGCTCGTCGTGTTCATGGGCGGCTTCTATCTCTCGCTGGCGATCCTGTGGACCATCCTGGTCATCGTCGGCTTCATCGTGATCGGTCCGCGCTACAGCCATCTCTTGAAGCTGGTCCGCGAGCCATTGATGATCGCGTTCTCGACCGCGAGCTCGGAGGCGGCCTATCCGAAGACGCTCGAGGCGCTCAACCGCTTCGGCGCCTCGTCGCGAATCTCCAGCTTCGTGCTGCCGCTCGGTTATTCCTTCAATCTCGACGGCACGATGATGTACTGCACTTTCGCGGCCGTCTTCATCGCGCAGAGCTATCACATCGACATGCCGCTCGGCACCCAGCTCGCGATGCTGGCGACGCTGATGATCACCTCCAAGGGCGTCGCCGGCGTGCCGCGCGCCTCTCTCGTCGTGATCGCCTCGACGCTGGCGCAGTTCAACATTCCCGAGGCGGGCCTCCTGATGATCATGGGCATCGACACCTTCCTCGACATGGGCCGCAGCGCCACCAACGTGATCGGCAACACGCTTGCGACCTCGGTCGTGGCCAAATGGGAAGGCGAGCTCGGCCCCGAGCACGAGCTTGGCCCCGGCGATGTCGTGCCCGACGACATGGTCCCGGGCGAGGTGCCCGCGATGGCCGGCCATGGATAG
- a CDS encoding NADP-dependent oxidoreductase, translating to MSGNINRQILLVEKPSGKLGPEHFKMIEGAMPEPKDGEALLRVRYISLDAANRAWMHGATYRSAVEANSVMAGGAIAEVVSSKAAGLAPGDIVFGDTGWQEFAAVPAKHLTKMPKLEPMTHLLSVFGIAGLTAYFGLLKIGKPKEGETVVVSAAAGSVGSIVGQIAKIRGCRVVGIAGGTDKCNWLTSELGFDAAVDYKDGAVFKALRAAAPKGIDVYFDNVGGDILEACLPQMNNYGRIACCGAISQYDGAPAAHGPRGVPGLIVVKRLTMQGFIVMDYMKDSERALADLQAWVKSGKLKVQEDILDGLENTPKALIGLLAGENRGKRMVRLTT from the coding sequence ATGAGCGGCAACATCAATCGCCAGATTCTGCTGGTGGAAAAGCCCAGCGGCAAGCTCGGTCCTGAACATTTCAAAATGATCGAGGGCGCGATGCCGGAGCCGAAGGACGGCGAGGCCTTGCTGCGTGTACGCTACATCTCGCTCGATGCGGCCAACCGCGCCTGGATGCACGGCGCGACCTATCGTTCAGCCGTCGAAGCCAACAGCGTCATGGCCGGCGGTGCCATCGCCGAGGTCGTCAGCTCGAAGGCAGCGGGGCTTGCGCCCGGCGACATCGTATTCGGCGACACCGGCTGGCAGGAATTTGCCGCCGTGCCGGCGAAGCATCTGACCAAAATGCCGAAGCTCGAGCCGATGACGCACCTGCTCAGCGTGTTCGGCATCGCCGGCCTCACCGCCTATTTCGGCCTGCTGAAGATCGGCAAGCCCAAAGAAGGGGAGACCGTCGTGGTCTCCGCGGCCGCAGGCTCGGTCGGCTCGATCGTCGGGCAGATTGCCAAGATTAGGGGATGCCGCGTCGTCGGCATCGCCGGCGGCACCGACAAGTGCAACTGGCTGACCTCCGAACTCGGCTTCGATGCCGCCGTGGATTACAAGGACGGCGCGGTGTTCAAGGCGCTGCGCGCAGCGGCCCCGAAAGGCATCGACGTCTATTTCGATAATGTCGGCGGCGACATTCTCGAAGCCTGCCTGCCCCAGATGAACAATTACGGCCGCATCGCCTGCTGTGGCGCGATCTCGCAATATGACGGCGCGCCTGCCGCGCATGGCCCGCGCGGCGTGCCCGGCCTGATCGTGGTGAAGCGGCTGACCATGCAGGGCTTCATCGTGATGGACTACATGAAGGATAGCGAGCGCGCGCTCGCCGATCTGCAGGCCTGGGTGAAATCCGGCAAGCTCAAGGTGCAGGAGGACATTCTCGACGGACTCGAGAACACGCCGAAGGCGTTGATCGGATTGCTTGCAGGCGAGAACCGCGGCAAGCGCATGGTGAGACTGACGACGTAG